A single Candidatus Beckwithbacteria bacterium DNA region contains:
- a CDS encoding glycosyltransferase family 4 protein — protein MKARIVFSSYDSLKNPYYAGGGALAVHKVAKALTKNYNVTIFTGKYPGCHDKKINRIQYCHIGITWLGPKLSQLAFQIALIYKAISEQYDLWIESFTPPFSTTCLPLFTKKPVIGLVHMLAGEDMQRKYKLPFIFFENLGLRSYQHFIVLTQKIKNRISAVNPKAQMYVVSNGVDVYALPTTKTHKNFILFLGRLEIDQKGLDILLESYKQTEDQVKQNLIIAGSGTKTEENRLRKMIHKLELQDRVILLGKVVGKEKRKLLRQASFIVIPSRFETFSVVALEALAYRLPIVGFTIDGLSWIPKDCCYLVKDFDKEALSQAIKTMGQDEKLRTAISHACEEGVKIFSWDLVVEKYKQIIKDVLVNKNYV, from the coding sequence ATGAAAGCACGTATAGTTTTTTCCAGCTACGACAGTCTAAAAAATCCTTACTATGCAGGAGGTGGAGCTTTAGCAGTACATAAAGTAGCTAAGGCGTTAACTAAAAACTATAACGTTACTATTTTTACAGGCAAATATCCGGGTTGTCATGATAAAAAAATCAATAGAATACAGTATTGCCATATTGGAATAACTTGGTTGGGACCAAAACTGAGTCAGTTGGCATTTCAAATTGCTTTAATCTACAAAGCCATCAGTGAACAATATGATTTATGGATTGAAAGCTTTACCCCACCATTTTCTACTACCTGTTTACCACTGTTTACTAAAAAACCGGTGATAGGTTTAGTGCACATGCTGGCAGGGGAAGATATGCAGCGCAAGTACAAGCTACCGTTTATTTTTTTTGAAAACCTTGGACTTCGTAGTTATCAGCATTTTATTGTTTTAACTCAAAAGATTAAAAACAGAATTTCAGCCGTCAATCCTAAAGCTCAAATGTATGTAGTCAGCAATGGAGTTGATGTGTATGCTTTGCCAACCACCAAAACTCATAAAAATTTTATTCTGTTTTTAGGAAGATTGGAAATTGACCAAAAGGGATTAGATATCTTACTTGAATCGTATAAACAAACTGAGGATCAAGTTAAGCAGAACTTGATTATTGCTGGGAGTGGAACTAAAACTGAAGAAAATCGGTTGAGAAAAATGATACACAAACTAGAATTGCAAGATAGAGTTATATTGCTCGGTAAAGTTGTTGGCAAAGAAAAAAGGAAATTGCTCCGCCAAGCTTCTTTTATTGTGATTCCTTCTAGGTTTGAAACTTTTTCAGTAGTAGCTTTGGAAGCTTTAGCCTATCGGTTACCCATAGTTGGTTTTACTATTGATGGCCTTAGTTGGATTCCTAAAGATTGCTGCTATCTCGTAAAAGACTTTGATAAAGAAGCATTATCTCAAGCTATTAAAACAATGGGCCAAGATGAAAAACTGAGAACCGCTATTTCCCATGCTTGCGAAGAAGGAGTAAAAATATTTAGTTGGGATTTAGTAGTAGAAAAATACAAACAAATAATTAAAGATGTTCTAGTAAATAAAAATTATGTTTAA